Proteins from one Streptomyces roseifaciens genomic window:
- a CDS encoding DUF6233 domain-containing protein → MRRLEVLPLHQSSTVRTPPSPPTSSSPSPPPTSPPSPRRRRRTSACPCGGVPPPSPAPAPAAALPLPHHHPGRARAGPAGARGRAGRRCAGTAPTAGRSHTRAIRTTTPALRRSVLHHASCFTAQGPADLTTDQAFEALRRPGAQACEMCGADQLTTPPGGPGKAR, encoded by the coding sequence TTGCGCAGGCTCGAAGTACTGCCTCTTCACCAGTCGTCCACGGTAAGGACACCGCCGAGCCCGCCGACATCATCGTCTCCGTCCCCGCCACCCACGTCGCCCCCGTCCCCGAGGAGGCGGAGGCGTACAAGCGCGTGCCCCTGCGGCGGCGTCCCGCCGCCATCGCCCGCGCCCGCACCGGCCGCCGCCCTGCCACTCCCCCACCACCACCCCGGACGCGCGAGAGCAGGGCCAGCGGGGGCTCGGGGGCGGGCTGGCCGCAGGTGCGCGGGGACGGCTCCGACCGCTGGAAGATCACATACCCGCGCCATCCGTACAACGACACCGGCCCTGCGGCGCAGCGTCCTTCACCACGCCTCGTGCTTCACCGCCCAGGGCCCCGCGGACCTCACCACCGACCAGGCATTCGAGGCGCTGCGCCGGCCGGGCGCGCAGGCGTGCGAGATGTGCGGCGCCGACCAGCTCACCACGCCGCCGGGCGGCCCCGGCAAGGCCCGGTGA
- a CDS encoding cytochrome P450, with protein sequence MSEKTVIFPQDRTCPYHPPTAYEPLRTGRPLSRVTLFDGRSVWMVSGHAEARALLSDGRLSADRQNLSFPAPSRRLQDLQDRYTALFGVDGPAHNTQRRMLISSFGLGRTAALRPWIQETVDRLIDALIAAGPRAELVGDFARPVASMVTCEVLGVPYADHEFFMIQSRRLHSGPEATDVDDAREQLNGYLHEFIGRKREKPGGALLDELIVQRLETGEIDVQELADLVSALLVAGHETTASMISLGTFTLLSHPEQLAELRNDPSLMPAAVEELMRFLSIADGLRRVATEDIEVGGVTVRTGDGVIFSTSVINRDEAVFEKPDTLDWHRPSRHHLAFGFGIHQCLGQNLARAEVEIALGTLFERLPGLRLAAEPDRIPFKPGDDTIQGMVELPVAW encoded by the coding sequence ATGTCCGAGAAGACCGTTATCTTTCCTCAGGACCGGACCTGCCCCTACCACCCGCCGACGGCCTACGAGCCCCTGCGGACGGGCCGGCCGCTCTCCCGGGTCACCCTCTTCGACGGCCGCTCCGTGTGGATGGTCTCCGGGCACGCCGAGGCGCGCGCCCTGCTCTCCGACGGCCGGCTCTCCGCCGACCGCCAGAACCTCTCCTTCCCCGCCCCCAGTAGGCGCTTGCAGGACTTGCAGGATCGCTACACCGCTCTGTTCGGCGTCGACGGCCCCGCCCACAACACGCAGCGACGGATGCTGATCTCGAGCTTCGGGCTGGGGCGCACCGCGGCCCTGCGCCCCTGGATCCAGGAGACCGTGGACCGGCTGATCGACGCATTGATCGCGGCCGGCCCCCGCGCGGAACTGGTCGGCGACTTCGCTCGGCCGGTGGCGTCGATGGTGACCTGCGAGGTGCTCGGAGTCCCGTACGCGGACCACGAGTTCTTCATGATCCAGTCCCGGCGGCTGCACAGCGGCCCAGAAGCGACCGACGTGGACGACGCCCGTGAGCAGCTCAACGGCTATCTGCACGAGTTCATCGGGCGCAAACGCGAGAAGCCGGGCGGCGCACTGCTGGACGAGCTGATCGTCCAGCGTCTGGAAACCGGCGAGATCGATGTCCAGGAGCTGGCCGACCTGGTCTCGGCCCTGCTCGTCGCGGGGCACGAAACCACAGCCAGCATGATCTCGCTCGGTACGTTCACCCTTCTCAGCCACCCCGAGCAGCTGGCCGAGCTGCGCAACGACCCTTCCCTGATGCCGGCGGCGGTGGAAGAGCTGATGCGGTTCCTGTCGATCGCGGACGGCCTGCGCCGCGTAGCCACCGAGGACATCGAGGTCGGCGGGGTGACCGTCCGCACTGGCGACGGGGTGATCTTCTCCACCTCCGTGATCAACCGTGACGAGGCCGTCTTCGAAAAGCCCGACACCCTGGACTGGCACCGGCCCTCCCGGCACCACCTGGCCTTCGGCTTCGGTATCCACCAGTGCCTGGGCCAGAACCTGGCCCGTGCCGAGGTGGAGATCGCACTCGGCACCCTCTTCGAACGGCTGCCAGGGCTGCGGCTGGCGGCCGAACCGGACCGTATCCCGTTCAAGCCCGGGGACGACACCATCCAAGGCATGGTCGAACTCCCCGTGGCGTGGTGA
- a CDS encoding helicase HerA domain-containing protein: MKKTRKPPSKAAFKDPKVRDLVAGAEESAPVIGIGSGGRIVSVDLDADSPHILVNASTGGGKSVTLRCIACQMLHHGSLVFVLDTKRNSHPWANGIDGVTYCRDIADIHDQLIELGTVGRRRTRIADELGIDTDPKAIGPRILILLEEASAMMKQLARYWEKIRESGDPKAFPAVDALNEILYMGRQLRMHVLLVAQSVTARALGGPEVREQFATVILARVSADVGYLRLSGILAGQRQMEVVGT, encoded by the coding sequence GTGAAGAAGACCCGCAAGCCCCCGTCCAAGGCCGCCTTCAAGGACCCCAAGGTGCGCGACCTGGTGGCAGGCGCCGAGGAGTCCGCTCCCGTCATCGGGATCGGCTCCGGCGGCCGGATCGTTTCCGTCGACCTGGACGCCGACTCCCCACACATCCTGGTCAACGCCTCCACCGGCGGCGGCAAGTCGGTGACGCTGCGCTGCATCGCCTGCCAGATGCTCCACCACGGCTCGCTTGTGTTCGTCCTCGACACCAAGCGGAACTCCCACCCCTGGGCCAACGGCATCGACGGCGTCACCTACTGCCGCGACATCGCCGACATCCACGACCAGCTCATCGAACTCGGCACGGTCGGCCGGCGCCGCACCCGCATCGCCGACGAACTGGGCATCGACACTGACCCGAAAGCCATCGGCCCGCGGATATTGATCCTCCTCGAAGAGGCCAGCGCGATGATGAAGCAGCTGGCCCGCTACTGGGAGAAGATCCGCGAGTCCGGAGACCCGAAGGCCTTTCCGGCTGTCGACGCGCTCAACGAGATCCTCTACATGGGCCGCCAGCTCCGCATGCACGTGCTCCTGGTCGCCCAGTCCGTGACCGCCCGCGCCCTCGGTGGCCCGGAGGTCCGCGAGCAGTTCGCCACCGTGATCCTGGCGCGGGTCAGCGCCGACGTTGGTTATCTGAGGCTATCTGGGATCCTCGCAGGTCAGCGCCAGATGGAGGTTGTAGGCACGTAA
- a CDS encoding DUF6884 domain-containing protein — protein sequence MQLRQVRGGVRGSCVGVHDVDGVRERRRFHSADRLVGRALQQGLGNGSGRGRPVADGVGQDVAVGPDVLPEQGAGHVLAGGCRDARHRDVPRYHRSLRRAAHALTDPSLIRVVSALHGLVPLEQWLRPYDVTLGDPRAVTGEKLARHTAREGLDDAEVIFLGGREYAELLRGPGGQRTRHQEHPGGHQHPAQRAWRRRLRRRQPVAGDLAGREHRRTTMRSPRPRVGMEIYGKLLLGIEERITPFV from the coding sequence GTGCAGCTCCGCCAGGTCCGCGGCGGTGTGCGCGGTTCCTGCGTAGGCGTTCACGACGTCGATGGCGTCCGCGAGCGCCGCCGGTTCCACTCGGCAGATCGGCTTGTCGGCCGCGCCCTTCAGCAGGGCCTCGGCAACGGCTCCGGGCGGGGGCGGCCGGTAGCCGACGGCGTCGGCCAGGACGTGGCCGTCGGACCTGACGTGCTCCCGGAACAGGGCGCGGGCCACGTCCTCGCCGGGGGTTGCCGCGATGCTCGCCACCGCGACGTACCGCGGTACCACCGTTCGCTGCGGCGCGCCGCGCACGCGCTGACGGACCCGTCCCTGATCCGTGTCGTCTCCGCTCTCCACGGGCTGGTGCCGCTGGAGCAGTGGTTGCGCCCCTACGACGTTACGCTCGGCGACCCACGGGCCGTCACCGGGGAGAAGCTGGCTCGCCATACCGCGCGAGAGGGGCTGGACGACGCGGAGGTGATCTTCCTCGGGGGCCGGGAGTACGCGGAGCTGTTGAGGGGTCCGGGCGGGCAGCGGACACGCCATCAAGAACATCCTGGAGGCCATCAGCACCCCGCTCAGCGTGCATGGCGGCGGCGCCTTCGTCGACGCCAACCCGTTGCAGGGGATCTGGCGGGACGCGAGCACCGCCGGACGACAATGCGGTCTCCACGCCCGCGGGTGGGCATGGAAATCTACGGCAAGCTGCTGCTGGGCATCGAGGAGCGGATCACGCCCTTCGTATGA